In Clostridium thermosuccinogenes, the genomic stretch GAGGAGGGCCATATAGTCGGCAATCATACAATACATCACCCAAGCCTTCCAACCATAAGCGACAGTCAAATTGAAGAAGAGGTTCTGGGACTGGAAAGAGCATTCAAAGAGAAATTCGGAAAACCGATGAGATTCTTAAGACCTCCCAAAGGGGAATACAGTGAAAAAACCCTAGCAATAACATATAAATTGGGATATTGCAACTTGTTCTGGAGTTTTGCCTACGACGACTGGTACAGGGATAAGATAAGAGGAGCCGATTACGCTTACAATATTGTGATGCGAAATCTCCATAACGGAGCTGTACTGCTATTGCATGCCGTATCCAAGGATAATGCCGATGCTCTGGACAGGATTATTAAAGGGGCAAAAGAACGGGGATATGAGATAGGAGATCCCATTGAGCTCTTGCCTGAAAGCCTAAAACAGAGGAATGATTAATGGAGCAGGCAAAACCATCCGGCCTTTAAAGCTAATCATAAATAAGCTGGAGTTTCTTACTCCTTGCTGCTTAAAGAGGCAGTTTAACAGGACTTTTATGTCCTATTGCAGTAACTTTTAAATTTTGTTCAGAGGAGATAATTATGCCACAGGATAGAAAAAAGCAGAATAAGCGAAAAAAAAAGGAAAAGGAGCCTGGTGCCGGCTTAAAGGAGAAAGTGACTGAAATCCTGGAACTGCCAAAAGAGGTTATATTGGATTTGCCCAAGATAACTTTGGTTGGTGCCGGAAACCTCATACTGGAAAATTATAAGGGAATCATTGAATACAGCGAGGAACGGGTCAGGATAAACACCAGCATCGGCATAGTGAAAATAACCGGAAGCAGGCTCGTAATAAAAGAAATCACATCGGAGGACATCATGGT encodes the following:
- the yqfC gene encoding sporulation protein YqfC, which codes for MPQDRKKQNKRKKKEKEPGAGLKEKVTEILELPKEVILDLPKITLVGAGNLILENYKGIIEYSEERVRINTSIGIVKITGSRLVIKEITSEDIMVDGDIESFEFLK